TGGCGCCACGTCCGGCGCGCGGACAACCGGTTCGCCTACGCCCGCACCGCGCTCACGCACGCCTTCATCGACGAGACCCGGCGGGCGCACCGGCGGCGCGAGCTGTCGGCGCAGGAGCCCCGCGACCCCGGCGCGTCCGCGCCGACCGGTGCGGACCACGAGACCCGGGCCGTCGTCGCCGACGCGCTCGCCGGCCTGGCGCCGCGCCAGCGCGCCGTCGTCGTGCTGCGCCACTGGCTCGACCTCGACGTCGCCGAGACCGCGCGGGTCCTCGGCTGCAGCCCCGGGACGGTCAAGTCCCAGAACGCCCGCGCGCTCGCCCACCTGCGCGAGGTGCTCGACGTCGCGCTCCACCCCGCCACCGAGGAGACCCGATGAACGACCAGCTGCACGACCTGCTCGACCGCGTCGCCCGCCCGGGGGACCCCGGAGCCGCCGCCGCGTCCGCCGTCGACGACCTGGCCCGCGCCCGCACCGCGCTGCGCCGCCGGCAGCGGTGTACGTTCTCGGCCGGGCTCGCGCGCTCACCACCCTCGCCGTGCTCGGCGCCGGCACCGCCGTCGTCGTCGGCGGCAGCGAGCCCGCCGGCACCGATGCCGCCCCGCCGAGTGCCCCGCCGGCCGCGCCGCCGTCCGCCCCCGGCGCCGACGCCTCGGCGGCGCCCGAGCGGCAGCCGCGCGGGCAGCGCCAGCAGCGGCCGCAGCGCCCGGCGGCCGAGGAGGTGCGCCTGGTCGCGCAGCCGATGGCGGCCGGGCCGTACACGTTCGGCACCACACCCGAGGGCTGGGAGGTGCAGAACAACGAGCCGTTCGCCGTGACGATCGGGCGGATCGGGG
Above is a genomic segment from Nocardioides okcheonensis containing:
- a CDS encoding SigE family RNA polymerase sigma factor, which codes for MGPAGRDEEFSSFVREHRAALVGAARLLTAGDEGWAEDVVQTTLTRLYLRWRHVRRADNRFAYARTALTHAFIDETRRAHRRRELSAQEPRDPGASAPTGADHETRAVVADALAGLAPRQRAVVVLRHWLDLDVAETARVLGCSPGTVKSQNARALAHLREVLDVALHPATEETR